In Kordiimonas sp. SCSIO 12610, the following are encoded in one genomic region:
- a CDS encoding redoxin domain-containing protein — MLNKLVFALIIVVALSVAGIANGVEVGKPAPNFTAVDSKGNEVSLSDFLGKPVVLEWTNHDCPYVRKHYGSGNMQRTQSALTDDGVVWLSIISSAEGEQGYVSGAEADKLTATRGAYPSSVLLDPEGDVGRLYAARTTPHMFLIDEKGIVQYQGAIDDRPSARPASLKGATNYVKAAWDSLKAGNDIEAVNTKPYGCSVKYSH, encoded by the coding sequence ATGCTGAATAAACTTGTTTTTGCACTTATTATCGTTGTCGCACTATCTGTTGCCGGTATTGCAAACGGCGTAGAAGTTGGAAAACCGGCACCAAACTTCACAGCGGTTGATTCAAAAGGAAATGAAGTATCATTAAGTGACTTCCTCGGTAAGCCTGTTGTCCTTGAATGGACAAATCATGATTGCCCATATGTGCGCAAACATTATGGAAGCGGTAATATGCAGCGTACCCAAAGTGCACTCACTGATGATGGTGTTGTCTGGCTATCAATCATATCATCTGCTGAAGGGGAACAGGGGTATGTGTCTGGTGCAGAAGCGGACAAGTTAACAGCAACGCGGGGTGCATATCCATCAAGTGTATTGTTAGACCCGGAAGGGGACGTGGGCAGGCTTTATGCAGCGCGTACGACACCACATATGTTTCTGATCGATGAAAAAGGCATTGTTCAATATCAGGGCGCTATTGACGATAGACCATCCGCACGCCCCGCTAGCCTTAAAGGCGCAACAAATTATGTTAAAGCCGCATGGGATAGCCTGAAAGCAGGCAACGATATTGAGGCTGTAAATACAAAACCATACGGCTGCTCAGTGAAATATAGTCATTAA